The following coding sequences are from one Musa acuminata AAA Group cultivar baxijiao chromosome BXJ2-4, Cavendish_Baxijiao_AAA, whole genome shotgun sequence window:
- the LOC103979417 gene encoding thaumatin-like protein 1b — protein MHPLLPVLALLIASSSSSGVLSTTFTVTNDCGYTVWPGVLSNAGSSPLATTGFALGPGESRSLDAPVPWSGRIWARSLCSADVTGRFSCATGDCGSGAVECNGSGAKPPATLGEFTLGGAAARDTDFYDVSLVDGYNLPVLVAPQGVAVGAGRCALTGCTADLNGLCPAELRVVGAGGQVVACRSACDAFRTERYCCSGEFGTPNACGPTAFSQLFKNACPRAYSYAYDDATSTFTCPTAATAGYAVTFCPSNTSLQPRGGAQNPKAASLPPTNETMVFFGAAKPAADSLLPWLAACLSSHLLLVLSLTLH, from the exons ATGCACCCTCTCCTTCCTGTCCTTGCCCTCCtcatcgcctcctcctcctcctcag GTGTGCTGTCGACGACGTTTACCGTGACCAACGACTGCGGGTACACGGTTTGGCCGGGCGTCCTCTCCAACGCTGGCTCCTCTCCTCTCGCCACCACTGGGTTCGCCCTCGGCCCCGGCGAGTCCCGCAGCCTGGACGCCCCCGTCCCGTGGTCCGGCCGCATCTGGGCCCGCAGTCTCTGCTCTGCTGACGTCACCGGCCGCTTCTCCTGCGCCACCGGTGACTGCGGCTCCGGCGCGGTCGAGTGCAACGGCAGCGGCGCGAAACCCCCGGCCACCCTCGGGGAGTTCACCCTCGGCGGCGCCGCCGCGAGAGACACGGACTTCTACGACGTCAGCCTCGTGGACGGCTACAACCTCCCGGTGCTGGTGGCGCCGCAGGGCGTCGCCGTCGGCGCGGGCCGCTGCGCGCTCACCGGGTGCACGGCGGACCTCAACGGGCTGTGCCCGGCCGAGCTGAGGGTGGTGGGGGCGGGCGGGCAGGTGGTGGCGTGCCGGAGCGCGTGCGATGCGTTCAGGACGGAGCGCTACTGCTGCAGCGGGGAGTTTGGGACCCCGAACGCCTGCGGACCAACGGCGTTCTCGCAGCTGTTCAAGAACGCATGCCCCCGGGCGTACAGCTACGCCTACGACGATGCCACCTCCACGTTCACCTGCCCCACCGCCGCGACCGCCGGCTACGCTGTCACCTTCTGCCCCAGCAACACCAG CTTGCAGCCCAGAGGTGGAGCTCAGAACCCCAAGGCAGCAAGCTTGCCGCCGACGAACGAAACCATGGTCTTCTTTGGCGCTGCAAAGCCGGCTGCTGACTCTCTCCTCCCCTGGCTTGCAGCTTGCTTGTCCTCCCACCTACTGCTGGTGCTCTCGCTAACTCTCCATTAA
- the LOC103979428 gene encoding endoplasmin homolog, with amino-acid sequence MRKWALPSALLLLLLLSTVPDRGRNLHANAEDSGDSDELVDPPKVEEKLGAVPNGLSTDAEVAKREAESISRKTLRSNAEKFEFQAEVSRLMDIIINSLYSNKDIFLRELISNASDALDKIRFLALTDKDVLGEGDNTKLDILIKLDKEKKILSIRDRGIGMTKEDLIKNLGTIAKSGTSAFVEKMQTGGDLNLIGQFGVGFYSVYLVADYVEVISKHNDDKQYVWESKADGSFAISEDTWNEPLGRGTEIRLHLRDEAKEYLEQDKLKELVKKYSEFINFPIYLWASKEVDVEVPSDEEESTEEEETSETTSEDEETEEDASEKKPKTKTVKETTYDWEVLNDVKAIWLRNPKEVTDEEYSKFYHSLAKDFSDEKPLAWSHFTAEGDVEFKALLFVPPKAPHDLYESYYNTNKSNLKLYVRRVFISDEFDELLPKYLNFLKGLVDSDTLPLNVSREMLQQHNSLKTIKKKLIRKALDMIRRIADEDPDEFHNKDKTENESEENEKKGQYTKFWNEFGKSIKLGIIEDAHNRNRLAKLLRFESTKSEGKLASLDEYISRMKPGQKDIFYITGTSKEQLEKSPFLERLTKKNYEVIFFTDPVDEYLMQYLMDYEDKKFQNVSKEGLKLGKDSKLKDLKDSFKELTNWWKDALSSENVDSVKISNRLDNTPCVVVTSKYGWSANMEKIMQSQTLSDASKQAYMRGKRVLEINPRHPVIKELRDRVAQDSKDESLKHTARLIYQTALMESGFILNDPKEFASSIYKSVQKSLDISPDATVEEEDDVEEAEEEEKGTTSNTESDEIKEDIDESSLKDEL; translated from the exons ATGAGGAAGTGGGCGCTCCCTTCCgctctcctccttctcctcctcctctccaccgtCCCCGATCGCG GGCGGAATCTACACGCGAATGCGGAGGACAGCGGGGATTCAGACGAGCTCGTGGATCCGCCGAAGGTGGAGGAGAAGCTCGGAGCTGTTCCCAATGGGCTGTCCACTGATGCAGAGGTCGCCAAGAG AGAAGCGGAGTCGATCTCGAGGAAGACTCTGCGAAGCAACGCTGAGAAGTTCGAGTTCCAAGCTGAGGTTTCTCGGCTGATGGATATTATCATCAATTCTTTGTACAGTAACAAAGACATCTTTTTGAGAGAGCTAATCTCAAATGCCTCTGAC GCATTGGATAAGATCAGATTCCTCGCTCTCACCGATAAGGACGTCCTGGGTGAAGGCGACAACACTAAGCTTGATATCCTT ATAAAGTTGGACAAGGAAAAGAAGATCCTTTCCATCCGTGATCGAGGTATTGGTATGACAAAGGAAGATTTGATTAAAAACTTGGGGACGATTGCCAAATCTGGAACTTCAg CTTTTGTGGAGAAAATGCAGACAGGAGGTGACCTGAATCTCATTGGGCAGTTTGGTGTTGGTTTCTATTCAGTGTACTTGGTTGCTGATTATGTTGAAGTAATTAGCAAGCACAATGATGACAAGCA GTATGTATGGGAATCCAAGGCTGATGGGTCTTTTGCAATCTCTGAGGATACATGGAATGAACCTTTGGGTCGTGGAACAGAGATAAGGCTGCATTTGAGGGATGAAGCCAAGGAGTATCTTGAACAAGATAAGTTGAAG GAACTGGTGAAAAAATATTCTGAGTTCATCAACTTCCCAATATACCTCTGGGCAAGCAAAGAGGTGGACGTTGAAGTTCCATCTGATGAAGAAGAATCTACTGAAGAAGAGGAAACAT CTGAAACTACTTCAGAAGATGAAGAAACAGAAGAGGATGCTTCTGAGAAAAAGCCGAAGACAAAGACAGTGAAGGAAACAACTTATGATTGGGAAGTTCTGAATGATGTGAAAGCCATATGGCTTCGCAATCCAAAGGAGGTCACTGATGAAGAATACTCTAAATTCTACCACTCTTTAGCTAAG GATTTCAGCGATGAAAAGCCACTGGCGTGGAGTCACTTTACTGCTGAAGGTGATGTAGAGTTCAAAGCTTTGCTTTTTGTGCCTCCCAAGGCTCCCCATGATCTCTATGAAAGTTATTACAACACCAATAAGTCCAACTTGAAGCTGTATGTCAGAAGGGTTTTCATCTCAGATGAGTTTGATGAACTTCTTCCTAAGTACCTTAACTTCTTGAAG GGTCTTGTTGACTCGGATACTTTGCCACTTAATGTATCACGAGAAATGCTTCAACAACACAATAGTCTAAAGACAATCAAGAAGAAGTTAATCCGTAAGGCTCTTGATATGATTCGACGAATTGCAGATGAGGACCCTGACGAGTTCCATAATAAAGATAAAACAG AAAATGAAAGTGAAGAGAATGAGAAGAAGGGACAGTATACTAAGTTCTGGAATGAGTTTGGCAAATCTATCAAGCTTGGAATCATAGAGGATGCACATAACAGAAATCGTCTTGCCAAGCTTCTTAGATTTGAGAG TACTAAGTCTGAAGGTAAGCTTGCCTCGCTGGATGAGTACATCTCTAGAATGAAGCCAGGGCAAAAGGACATATTCTACATTACGGGAACTAGCAAGGAACAATTGGAGAAATCTCCATTCCTTGAGAGACTCACAAAGAAGAATTATGAG GTCATATTCTTCACTGATCCAGTTGATGAATACTTGATGCAATACCTGATGGACTATGAAGACAAAAAGTTCCAGAATGTGTCGAAGGAAGGTCTCAAACTTGGAAAAGACTCGAAGCTGAAGGACCTCAAGGATTCCTTCAAGGAATTGACCAACTGGTGGAAGGATGCTCTCTCCAGTGAGAATGTAGATTCAGTCAAGATAAGCAACCGTTTGGACAACACCCCTTGTGTGGTGGTCACATCCAAATATGGTTGGAGTGCAAATATGGAGAAGATCATGCAATCTCAAACTCTCTCTGATGCCAGCAAGCAAGCTTACATGCGTGGCAAGAGGGTGCTGGAGATTAACCCAAGGCATCCTGTCATCAAGGAACTTCGTGATCGTGTAGCTCAAGATTCAAAG GATGAGAGTCTCAAGCATACAGCACGACTGATATACCAAACGGCCCTCATGGAGAGTGGTTTTATCCTCAATGATCCAAAGGAGTTTGCCTCGAGTATATACAAATCTGTGCAAAAGAGCCTCGACATAAGTCCTGACGCAACGGTAGAAGAGGAGGATGATGTAGAGGAAgccgaggaggaagagaagggaacAACTTCAAACACGGAATCTGATGAGATTAAAGAAGACATCGATGAGTCTTCGCTCAAGGATGAATTGTAG